Proteins found in one Lycium ferocissimum isolate CSIRO_LF1 chromosome 6, AGI_CSIRO_Lferr_CH_V1, whole genome shotgun sequence genomic segment:
- the LOC132061355 gene encoding uncharacterized protein LOC132061355 → MFAEQNEENENDNNEINPIPEEIHQNWSPSKTEEREGFMDVVKKAWDNDFQGNFMWMVKNKLKTLSKALSKLSKDNIGDVFETIKQMEKHTKQIEEQYENDSSDGNNDALDVDPTEEEVKNVIFSMDFILVLMGIMGTSFKLHGAPDQFSQIRPISLSKFTNKILSKIITIRLAPILPKLISENQSGFIKGRLITENILLTQEIVHGIKGGKDQGNLVMKLDMPKAYDKVSCVFLMSVLGKIRFREYFIELIYRLISDNWYYVIVNDSRHDFFYSSRGLKQGDPLSPTLFIIGAEVLTKVLNHLNNKKDFIGFNMSRNDPQVNHLCMLMT, encoded by the exons ATGTTTGCAGAACAAAATGAGGAGAATGAAAATGATAACAATGAAATTAATCCCATTCCTGAGGAGATACATCAG AATTGGTCACCTTCTAAGACTG AAGAACGAGAAGGATTCATGGATGTTGTCAAGAAAGCTTGGGATAATGATTTTCAAGGAAATTTTATGTGGATGGTTAAAAATAAGCTTAAAACATTATCAAAAGCTCTCAGTAAATTGTCAAAAGATAATATAGGGGATGTCTTTGAAACAATAAAACAAATGGAAAAACATACCAAGCAGATAGAAGAGCAATATGAAAATGATAGCTCTGATGGCA ACAATGATGCTCTGGACGTTGATCCTACTGAGGAGGAGGTGAAGAATGTTATATTTTCCATGGACTTTATACTGGTCCTGATGGGCATAATGGGCACTTCTTTCAAGTTGCATGGA GCCCCAGATCAATTCTCTCAAATCAGGCCTATTAGCCTGAGCAAATTCACCAACAAGATCCTATCTAAGATTATCACTATAAGACTTGCACCTATTCTACCTAAGTTAATTTCTGAAAATCAGTCAGGATTTATCAAAGGGAGGCTAATCACTGAGAACATTCTCCTAACACAGGAGATAGTACATGGTATCAAAGGTGGTAAGGATCAAGGTAACTTGGTTATGAAGCTGGATATGCCAAAAGCCTATGACAAGGTATCTTGCGTATTTCTGATGTCTGTCCTGGGGAAAATAAGATTTAGAGAGTATTTCATTGAACTCATCTATAGACTCATATCTGACAATTGGTATTATGTAATTGTTAATGATTCTAGACATGATTTCTTTTACTCATCTAGAGGGTTAAAACAAGGAGATCCCCTCTCCCCTACATTGTTTATCATTGGGGCTGAAGTTCTCACTAAAGTTCTTAATCATCTGAACAACAAAAAGGATTTCATTGGTTTCAATATGAGTAGAAATGATCCCCAAGTGAACCATTTGTGCATGCTGATGACATAG
- the LOC132061356 gene encoding serine/threonine-protein kinase STY13-like → MRQLKDYNKVSGQDISSLIMKFTSPTGRSRGGQGAIIKILDMSNEKRRAVVTKAFTQEVSIWYKLDHLNIAKIIGASKRLPEVKPKFTSGKRWTEKWIELTNRLMTPWNSDATNHSLRKQSFGYAEGYCIVVEYVSGGTLTSHLLKHSIKSLPLKSVIQLALDVARGLSYLHSKKIVHRDVKTGNLLVDKEGRVKIIDFGISRVEASCPIDMTAQTGTVGYMAPEVLAGLPYDHKCDIYSFGICLWEIYCCSIAYPSQISLSQTSPTIYKSLRPEIPNSCPSTLANIMKQCWNANPKKRPEMQEAVLMLEAIDSSEVALNGCICLTRSKDHNVK, encoded by the exons ATGAGACAACTGAAGGATTATAATAAAGTATCAGGTCAAGATATCTCATCACTCATAATGAAATTCACTTCACCAACAGGAAGATCAAGAGGTGGACAGGGTGCAATCA TTAAAATACTTGATATGAGCAATGAAAAGAGAAGGGCTGTAGTAACAAAGGCTTTCACGCAAGAAGTTTCTATATGGTACAAGCTAGATCACCTAAACATCGCAAAG ATAATCGGAGCTTCGAAGAGGTTGCCCGAAGTGAAACCCAAATTTACAAGTGGTAAACGTTGGACAGAAAAATGGATTGAGCTGACTAATCGCTTGATGACCCCGTGGAATTCTGATGCGACAAATCATTCATTGAGAAAACAATCATTTGGTTATGCTGAAGGATATTGCATCGTGGTTGAATATGTCTCTGGAGGCACTCTTACATCACATCTCTTAAAACACAGTATCAAAAGTTTGCCATTGAAGTCTGTAATTCAACTAGCATTAGATGTTGCAAGAGG GTTGAGTTACCTTCACTCTAAGAAAATTGTTCATAGAGATGTCAAGACTGGGAATCTACTTGTGGACAAGGAAGGAAGAGTGAAAATAATAGACTTTGGAATTTCTCGAGTTGAGGCTTCATGTCCTATTGACATGACTGCTCAAACTGGCACCGTGGGATACATGGCTCCTGAG GTTCTTGCTGGTCTACCGTATGATCATAAATGTGACATCTATAGTTTTGGAATTTGCTTGTGGGAGATATACTGTTGTTCAATTGCGTATCCTAGCCAAATTTCTCTTTCTCAGACATCTCCAACAATCTACAAG AGTCTAAGGCCAGAAATACCAAACTCTTGCCCAAGTACACTTGCCAATATAATGAAGCAATGTTGGAATGCAAACCCAAAAAAGAGGCCAGAAATGCAGGAAGCGGTGCTGATGTTGGAAGCAATCGACTCATCTGAAGTTGCACTAAATGGTTGTATTTGCTTGACAAGATCAAAGGATCATAATGTAAAATAG